One part of the Arabidopsis thaliana chromosome 1 sequence genome encodes these proteins:
- the UGT72B3 gene encoding UDP-glucosyl transferase 72B3, giving the protein MQKMADGNTPHVAIIPSPGIGHLIPLVELAKRLLDNHGFTVTFIIPGDSPPSKAQRSVLNSLPSSIASVFLPPADLSDVPSTARIETRISLTVTRSNPALRELFGSLSAEKRLPAVLVVDLFGTDAFDVAAEFHVSPYIFYASNANVLTFLLHLPKLDETVSCEFRELTEPVIIPGCVPITGKDFVDPCQDRKDESYKWLLHNVKRFKEAEGILVNSFVDLEPNTIKIVQEPAPDKPPVYLIGPLVNSGSHDADVNDEYKCLNWLDNQPFGSVLYVSFGSGGTLTFEQFIELALGLAESGKRFLWVIRSPSGIASSSYFNPQSRNDPFSFLPQGFLDRTKEKGLVVGSWAPQAQILTHTSIGGFLTHCGWNSSLESIVNGVPLIAWPLYAEQKMNALLLVDVGAALRARLGEDGVVGREEVARVVKGLIEGEEGNAVRKKMKELKEGSVRVLRDDGFSTKSLNEVSLKWKAHQRKIDQEQESFL; this is encoded by the coding sequence GCAGATGGAAACACTCCACATGTAGCAATCATACCAAGTCCCGGTATAGGTCACCTCATCCCACTCGTCGAGTTAGCAAAGCGACTCCTTGACAATCACGGTTTCACCGTCACTTTCATCATCCCCGGCGATTCTCCTCCGTCTAAGGCTCAAAGATCCGTTCTCAACTCTCTCCCTTCCTCCATAGCCTCCGTCTTCCTCCCTCCCGCCGATCTTTCCGACGTTCCTTCGACAGCTCGAATCGAAACTCGGATATCGCTCACCGTGACTCGTTCCAACCCGGCGCTCCGGGAGCTTTTTGGCTCGTTATCGGCGGAGAAACGTCTCCCGGCGGTTCTCGTCGTCGATCTATTTGGTACGGATGCGTTCGACGTGGCTGCTGAGTTCCACGTGTCGCCATACATTTTCTATGCATCAAATGCCAACGTCCTCACGTTTCTGCTTCACTTGCCGAAGCTAGACGAAACGGTGTCGTGTGAGTTTAGGGAATTAACCGAACCGGTTATTATTCCCGGTTGTGTCCCCATAACCGGTAAGGATTTCGTCGATCCGTGTCAAGACCGAAAAGATGAATCATACAAATGGCTTCTACACAACGTCAAGAGATTCAAAGAAGCTGAAGGGATTCTAGTGAATTCCTTCGTCGATTTAGAGCCAAACACTATAAAGATTGTACAAGAACCGGCTCCTGATAAACCACCGGTTTACCTGATTGGGCCGTTGGTTAACTCGGGTTCACACGATGCTGACGTGAACGATGAGTACAAATGTTTAAATTGGCTAGACAACCAACCATTCGGGTCGGTTCTATACGTATCCTTTGGAAGCGGCGGAACACTCACGTTTGAGCAGTTCATTGAGCTGGCTCTTGGCCTAGCGGAGAGTGGAAAACGGTTTCTTTGGGTCATACGAAGTCCGAGTGGGATAGCTAGTTCATCGTATTTCAATCCACAAAGCCGAAATGATCCATTTTCGTTTTTACCACAAGGCTTCTTAGACCGAACCAAAGAAAAAGGTCTAGTGGTTGGGTCATGGGCTCCACAGGCTCAAATTCTGACTCATACATCTATAGGTGGATTTTTAACTCATTGTGGATGGAATTCGAGTCTAGAAAGTATTGTAAACGGTGTACCGCTCATAGCATGGCCGTTATACGCGGAGCAAAAGATGAACGCATTGCTACTCGTGGATGTTGGTGCGGCTCTAAGAGCACGACTGGGTGAAGACGGGGTCGTAGGAAGGGAAGAAGTGGCGAGAGTGGTAAAAGGATTgatagaaggagaagaagggaATGCggtaaggaaaaaaatgaaagagttgAAAGAAGGATCTGTTAGAGTCTTAAGGGACGATGGATTCTCTACCAAATCGCTTAATGAAGTTTCGTTGAAGTGGAAAGCCCACCAACGAAAGATCGACCAAGAACAGGAATCATTTCTATGA
- the UGT72B3 gene encoding UDP-glucosyl transferase 72B3 (UDP-glucosyl transferase 72B3 (UGT72B3); FUNCTIONS IN: quercetin 3-O-glucosyltransferase activity, UDP-glycosyltransferase activity, transferase activity, transferring glycosyl groups; INVOLVED IN: metabolic process; LOCATED IN: cellular_component unknown; EXPRESSED IN: 11 plant structures; EXPRESSED DURING: LP.04 four leaves visible, petal differentiation and expansion stage; CONTAINS InterPro DOMAIN/s: UDP-glucuronosyl/UDP-glucosyltransferase (InterPro:IPR002213); BEST Arabidopsis thaliana protein match is: UDP-Glycosyltransferase superfamily protein (TAIR:AT1G01390.1); Has 7961 Blast hits to 7896 proteins in 480 species: Archae - 0; Bacteria - 474; Metazoa - 2294; Fungi - 32; Plants - 5027; Viruses - 70; Other Eukaryotes - 64 (source: NCBI BLink).), translating into MADGNTPHVAIIPSPGIGHLIPLVELAKRLLDNHGFTVTFIIPGDSPPSKAQRSVLNSLPSSIASVFLPPADLSDVPSTARIETRISLTVTRSNPALRELFGSLSAEKRLPAVLVVDLFGTDAFDVAAEFHVSPYIFYASNANVLTFLLHLPKLDETVSCEFRELTEPVIIPGCVPITGKDFVDPCQDRKDESYKWLLHNVKRFKEAEGILVNSFVDLEPNTIKIVQEPAPDKPPVYLIGPLVNSGSHDADVNDEYKCLNWLDNQPFGSVLYVSFGSGGTLTFEQFIELALGLAESGKRFLWVIRSPSGIASSSYFNPQSRNDPFSFLPQGFLDRTKEKGLVVGSWAPQAQILTHTSIGGFLTHCGWNSSLESIVNGVPLIAWPLYAEQKMNALLLVDVGAALRARLGEDGVVGREEVARVVKGLIEGEEGNAVRKKMKELKEGSVRVLRDDGFSTKSLNEVSLKWKAHQRKIDQEQESFL; encoded by the coding sequence GCAGATGGAAACACTCCACATGTAGCAATCATACCAAGTCCCGGTATAGGTCACCTCATCCCACTCGTCGAGTTAGCAAAGCGACTCCTTGACAATCACGGTTTCACCGTCACTTTCATCATCCCCGGCGATTCTCCTCCGTCTAAGGCTCAAAGATCCGTTCTCAACTCTCTCCCTTCCTCCATAGCCTCCGTCTTCCTCCCTCCCGCCGATCTTTCCGACGTTCCTTCGACAGCTCGAATCGAAACTCGGATATCGCTCACCGTGACTCGTTCCAACCCGGCGCTCCGGGAGCTTTTTGGCTCGTTATCGGCGGAGAAACGTCTCCCGGCGGTTCTCGTCGTCGATCTATTTGGTACGGATGCGTTCGACGTGGCTGCTGAGTTCCACGTGTCGCCATACATTTTCTATGCATCAAATGCCAACGTCCTCACGTTTCTGCTTCACTTGCCGAAGCTAGACGAAACGGTGTCGTGTGAGTTTAGGGAATTAACCGAACCGGTTATTATTCCCGGTTGTGTCCCCATAACCGGTAAGGATTTCGTCGATCCGTGTCAAGACCGAAAAGATGAATCATACAAATGGCTTCTACACAACGTCAAGAGATTCAAAGAAGCTGAAGGGATTCTAGTGAATTCCTTCGTCGATTTAGAGCCAAACACTATAAAGATTGTACAAGAACCGGCTCCTGATAAACCACCGGTTTACCTGATTGGGCCGTTGGTTAACTCGGGTTCACACGATGCTGACGTGAACGATGAGTACAAATGTTTAAATTGGCTAGACAACCAACCATTCGGGTCGGTTCTATACGTATCCTTTGGAAGCGGCGGAACACTCACGTTTGAGCAGTTCATTGAGCTGGCTCTTGGCCTAGCGGAGAGTGGAAAACGGTTTCTTTGGGTCATACGAAGTCCGAGTGGGATAGCTAGTTCATCGTATTTCAATCCACAAAGCCGAAATGATCCATTTTCGTTTTTACCACAAGGCTTCTTAGACCGAACCAAAGAAAAAGGTCTAGTGGTTGGGTCATGGGCTCCACAGGCTCAAATTCTGACTCATACATCTATAGGTGGATTTTTAACTCATTGTGGATGGAATTCGAGTCTAGAAAGTATTGTAAACGGTGTACCGCTCATAGCATGGCCGTTATACGCGGAGCAAAAGATGAACGCATTGCTACTCGTGGATGTTGGTGCGGCTCTAAGAGCACGACTGGGTGAAGACGGGGTCGTAGGAAGGGAAGAAGTGGCGAGAGTGGTAAAAGGATTgatagaaggagaagaagggaATGCggtaaggaaaaaaatgaaagagttgAAAGAAGGATCTGTTAGAGTCTTAAGGGACGATGGATTCTCTACCAAATCGCTTAATGAAGTTTCGTTGAAGTGGAAAGCCCACCAACGAAAGATCGACCAAGAACAGGAATCATTTCTATGA